CTCCAGTTAAATAATTGCTTGAGCAGTCTAGTCATGAGGTTAACCGTAAAACTGACTTTTTTCCAAAAATACTATAGAAACCCCCGTAAAGTTCATTTTACACGGGGCAATATTTACAATTAGGTCGCCAGTCCAACTCCCCGCCGGATGATTTGAGGATTTTCACTATGGAACCCGCAGACACTTATAAAGGTTGGATTCTGCAATCGCAGACAGTCTTCTACGTCGAAGTTTGGGACAGCCACGGGAACCGCCACGTGGCTGTCCAAAATGCCAAAACTGAGGAGGAAGCTTTGGAATTGGCGAAAAAGTGGATTGACAAGTATGAGTCAAAACCCGGAAGAATGCCGATCGACGTACCGCATCCTTTTGGAGATGCGATCGATATGCCTTTTTGAAGTCAGTTGAGTGTTAACTGTTAACTGTTAACTGTTAACTGTTACCAATGCCCAATTCCCAATTCCCAATTCCCAATTCCCAATTCTCGATTCCCAATTCCCAATTCCCAGCCTTTTACTAAGAAACTCCTCGCAATTTTCGGGTATTTTCTACCAAACTCCGAGCAAATTCGTCTAACCTTTTAGATAGTTTTTCATCCAACAATTTACCGTCAGGACTAAAAGCTTTCCAAGCTTCTCCGATCGCAATTTGTTCGGGAATTACCCAAGCGTGTACCCATCTGAGAATGGTTCGCAAATCGTTAAGGGCGTTGCTGTTGACTTGTCCTCCCAACACGCTGATCGCACCCGCAACTTTGCCGTCCAAATGCTCGAAACTCATCAAATCCAGGGCATTCTTGAGGGCACCGCTGACGCTACCGTGATACTCCGGTGTTGCCAAAATCAAACCGTCGGCTTGGCGTACCGCATTCCGCAGCTTTTCCACATCCGGGTAATCGAGATAATCATTCTCGCCGTCGCAGAAGGGCAGGTTGATCGATCGCAAATCGAATATTTCAACGGATGCACCCAGGGCCTGCGCCCTCTCTGCTGCTATCTTCAGTGCTAACTGGCTGTAGGAGCCAGCTCGCAAACTTCCACCAATGCCGACTATCTTTACCATAAAACTTAAAAACAATAACTGCTTGACTAAGACGTACTCATTACGACTATGATTAGTGTAACAAGTGCGATCGGCAAGTGTCAATCGATTTTCGATTTATGGTCAAGAAACCGGGTTTTTTGAGCAAAATCCTGGGTGAGAGCCGATAGATGTGGTGAAAAACCCGGTTTCTCAGTCGCAGCGGGTAAGTTAAGTGGAGGGGGCCGAGAAACAGGTTTTTTGAGCAAAATCCTGGGTGAGAGCCGACAGATTTGGTAAACAACCCGATTTCTGAGTCGCAGCGGGTTAAAAATCCAGCATCTAGAGCGACCTCTTGAGATGTTAGCGACAGATAAACCCATTGAACACCCGGCATCTTGTTAAAATAAACGAACGTAGCAAACCACAAGCGGTCAATCTTGGTAGTCTTCAACCTTGGGCAAAGCAATATATATGAAAAATTCTTGGAAACACGCATGGCTGGGGCATCTAGCTGTAAAAAAAGACCAATCGAGCCAGCAGAATCCTAAAAAATCAATTCCAGGACGAAATCTTTGGCGCATCCTGGGTAGTTTGGTGATTTCTCAAGGAATATTGCTCTCGACCCCGGTTTTTGCCGAAAGCGCGCCAAACAACACCATGAGTTACAGCCAACTCATCGAGAACATAGAAAAAGGACAAGTCAGTAAAGTCGAAATAGACGAAATCCAAAGAACTGCCAAAGTTAGGCTAAAAGATCAAAAAAACGATCAGGCGCAAATAGTTACTCTCTTCGACTACAACAACCGAGAACTCTACTCGCAAATCCGCGCCAAAAAGATCGACTTTGAAGTCAAACAAACAGCAGACAACACCGCAGCAGTCAGTTTAGTAGTAAACTTGCTAGTGATTTTTGCGGTGCTGGCAGTGTTGATGGCAATCCTGCGCCGATCGACTCAATCGCAAGGAAATGCCATGAACTTCGGCAAATCCCGAGCCCGTTTCCAAATGGAAGCCAAAACCGGTGTGATGTTCGACGACGTAGCAGGAATCGAAGAAGCTAAAGAAGAACTGCAAGAAGTTGTCACTTTCCTCAAAAAACCCGAACGCTTCAACGCCATCGGCGCCAAAATTCCCAGAGGAGTTCTGTTAATCGGGCCTCCGGGAACAGGTAAAACAATGTTGGCAAAAGCGATCGCAGGCGAAGCAGCCGTTCCATTCTTCAGCATCTCCGGTTCCGAATTTGTCGAAATGTTCGTCGGAGTCGGCGCCTCGCGCGTGCGCGACTTGTTCCGCAAAGCTAAAGAAAATGCGCCTTGCATCGTCTTCATCGATGAAATAGACGCCGTAGGAAGGCAGCGCGGCGCTGGTATTGGCGGCGGAAATGACGAACGCGAACAAACTCTCAACCAGTTGCTGACAGAAATGGACGGCTTTGAGGGTAACAGCGGCGTGATTGTGATTGCAGCGACTAACCGCCCCGACGTGCTCGATACTGCCCTGCTGCGGCCCGGTAGGTTCGATCGCCAAGTAACGGTAGATTTGCCCAGCTACAAAGGGCGTTTGGGGATTTTGGAAGTGCACGCACGCAACAAAAAACTCGACGAAGAAGTGGCCCTAGATACGATCGCCCGCCGCACTCCGGGCTTTTCCGGCGCTGACTTGGCAAATTTGCTCAACGAAGCAGCTATTCTCACAGCGAGGCGGCGCAAAGACACGATCGGTAATTTAGAAGTTAACGATGCGATCGACCGAATTACGATCGGGCTGACGCTCAACCCGCTGCTCGACAGTAAGAAAAAGTGGCTGGTAGCATACCATGAAATCGGACACGCCCTCGTATCAACGATGCTGAAAAATACCGACACCCTAGAAAAAGTAACGATTATTCCGCGTTCCGGGGGTATCGCAGGCTTTGCCAACTACGTACTCGACGACGAAATGATCGACAGCGAAGGTTTGAGGAGTCGGGCGTGGCTGTTAAGCCGGATTACAGTAGCTTTGGGGGGACGGGCGGCGGAGGCAGAAGTTTACGGCGATGCCGAAGTAACTTTGGGCGCCAGCAGCGATATCACAGAAGTCAGCAAGCTAGCGAGGGAGATGGTAACGCTTTACGGAATGTCGGATTTGGGGCCTGTGGCTTTGGAAAGTCCCAACAGTGAGGTATTTTTGGGCCAAAA
The window above is part of the Microcoleus sp. bin38.metabat.b11b12b14.051 genome. Proteins encoded here:
- a CDS encoding NADPH-dependent FMN reductase; translated protein: MVKIVGIGGSLRAGSYSQLALKIAAERAQALGASVEIFDLRSINLPFCDGENDYLDYPDVEKLRNAVRQADGLILATPEYHGSVSGALKNALDLMSFEHLDGKVAGAISVLGGQVNSNALNDLRTILRWVHAWVIPEQIAIGEAWKAFSPDGKLLDEKLSKRLDEFARSLVENTRKLRGVS
- the ftsH gene encoding ATP-dependent zinc metalloprotease FtsH, whose product is MKNSWKHAWLGHLAVKKDQSSQQNPKKSIPGRNLWRILGSLVISQGILLSTPVFAESAPNNTMSYSQLIENIEKGQVSKVEIDEIQRTAKVRLKDQKNDQAQIVTLFDYNNRELYSQIRAKKIDFEVKQTADNTAAVSLVVNLLVIFAVLAVLMAILRRSTQSQGNAMNFGKSRARFQMEAKTGVMFDDVAGIEEAKEELQEVVTFLKKPERFNAIGAKIPRGVLLIGPPGTGKTMLAKAIAGEAAVPFFSISGSEFVEMFVGVGASRVRDLFRKAKENAPCIVFIDEIDAVGRQRGAGIGGGNDEREQTLNQLLTEMDGFEGNSGVIVIAATNRPDVLDTALLRPGRFDRQVTVDLPSYKGRLGILEVHARNKKLDEEVALDTIARRTPGFSGADLANLLNEAAILTARRRKDTIGNLEVNDAIDRITIGLTLNPLLDSKKKWLVAYHEIGHALVSTMLKNTDTLEKVTIIPRSGGIAGFANYVLDDEMIDSEGLRSRAWLLSRITVALGGRAAEAEVYGDAEVTLGASSDITEVSKLAREMVTLYGMSDLGPVALESPNSEVFLGQNWNSRSSDYSEAMAIKIDRQVREIAVHCYEEARRIIRENRHLVDKLVEALLDEETIDGDEFRKIVDRYAESTKKELAPT